Genomic window (Subtercola endophyticus):
CAAGGCCACGAGCAGCGCGAGGGCCGCGATCGAGAGCGACCGGGAATCGGGTTTCGCACGCGGCCGGACTTCGCGAAATCCGACGCAGAGCAACACCACGAAGAGGGCTACACCGGCGAGGGCTCGAGACGCGTAGTGCATCCACGGTTCCGGCCACGGCACGGCGACAACGATGAACAGGCATCCTGCGACCATCAGAACCGTGCCGATGCGCTGCACCAGTGGCGGCGCGAACAGCCAGAGCACCACGAAAAGACCCGCGACGAGCAGCGAGTAGCCGAAGGCCTGGTCGTAGTGAAGCGGATACAGAACATCTGCGGCGCTGCCGAAATTGCTCGCGTCGCGCGGGAACAGAATCCAGTAGGTGCTGTACACCACGGCGAGCCCGTAGGTGCCCACGAGCATCCAGAACCAGGGTCGACCGAGCGCCCGGCGGTGGATGATCGCCAGCACGATGAGCGCCGGACCGAGATACACGAGCGATTCGTACGAGGCGATCAGCACGACCGCAGAGAGCAAAAGCGCCACGCGGGCAACCGGATGCCCGGGGGCGGCGATGATCAGCGCGGCACTCAAGGCGACCAGCCCGTAGGCGAGGTTGTATTCGCCGACCGAGATGAAGCCGGAGTTGAGAAAGGTGACGGCGAAGGCGACCACGAACATCCAGAACGACCGTTTTCGCCGCAGAACGAGCAAGGCCACCGCCCATAAGAGCACAGGAAGAGCGCCGGTTCCGAAACTCTCGATGCGCGCCAGGGTCGGAACGTCTCGCACGCCGGCCGTGATAGCGCCCAGCAGCGGCGCTTGCGTCACCAGCTGTGCGAGAAACCTCGACGGATAGAGAAAGAAGGAGCCGGAGCTGAGCACCGACCAGAGGTAGAAGCTGCCGTCGGCGACGAGCCCGCGCGCCGCCCACACGCTCTGCGCGGCGAGAACGACGAGAACGGCCACCGCGCCGAAACGTGCCGATCGCTCGATTCGTGTCGACAACCGCTGCTCGTTCTCGCCGCGGTCGCCGCGAGTTCGAGTCATCGGCGAGTCGTCGAACGTCACGCTGGTCATCTGATCCCCACAGTCAGGTATCTGAATACTCTACTGAGGGGAACGCCCTCCGAACGCCCTAGGCTCGAAGCCATGGACGATGACCGGGCCGCCCGCAAACAGTCGCGTCGCGGCATGCTGGCCGGACTCGTGGGGCTGGCCGTCGGGGTGGTCGCAATTCCTCAGGCGGCCGACGCAGCAGCCGGGTCTGCCGCGGCCGGGCCGTCGCGCTCGTCGGCCCTCGGCTGGGACGTGACTGACGCAGCCTTTGGAGCCGTCGCCGACGGAGTCGCCGACGACACGTCTTCTATTCGTAGCGCACTGAAGGCGGCTGGCATCGCCGGGGGTGGAACCGTCACTCTGCCCGCCGGAACCTACCGAGTGTCGTCGAAGCTCATCGTGCCCCCGGGCGTCACCGTCTCGGGCGCAAGCAAGTACGGCAGTACCGTCGCCACCTCCAGCCCCAGCTCCGGCGTGTTCGTTCTGCAGAACGCATCGGGCATCACGAATCTGCAGATCACCTCGTCGGTCGCCCAGACCTCGGGCGTCACGATCGACATTCGAGGCAGCTCAGCCTTCGTCGACAACTGCCAGATCACCCAATACTTCGTTGCCATCTCGGTCGGCACTCCCGAGGCCGGCCGTGTGGTGGGCTCTCGTATCTCTGACGTCAATCTCTATGGTCCGAGCATCCGCAGCGGGGCGGGAGCCATTCAGTTTCTGCACTACTCGAGCTTTCAAGTGACGGGTTGTGTGGTCGCCGGGCCGGATGCCGGAACCCAGCCGTCGTTCGGAATCCGGATTCGCAACGGCGACACCGGAACCATCTCTGACACGAACATCACCAAGCACGGGCGTGCGCTGCAGATCGACACTCCCGCGGGCGAGAAGAGTTTCGCCATTCACGCGTCGAACTCGCTCTTCGACTCGGCGGGCCGAACAGCCGACGGGGTGACCGTCAGCTCGGCCGAGATCTCTCCCGCGGGAGAGGTCTACGACACGAAATTCTCGAATTGCTGGTTCGGTCTGTCGACCGATCAATCGGGATGCACGGTAGCCCCTACCTCGGCCGGACTCGTCGACGGGCTCACGTTCACCGGCTGCGAGTTCGTCGGCAACGCCGACTCGGGGCTCCGTTGTGTCGGAACAGGCGTGCGCAACTGGCTGGTCACGGGCGGGTACTCGTCGGGTAACCGCAGTGCGGGCATCCACTCTGCCGACGCCTGCGGCAGCTTCACGATCAGCGGGCACCGCGCCGGCCCGAGCGGCAACTTCGGCCCGAACCGCTGGGGAATGGTGATCGATTCGGGTGCCGACCAGTACGTCGTGGTGGGCAACAACCTCATCGGCAACACCGCAGGGTCGCTGTTCGACGGCGGCAGCGGGCCCGCGACAGTGATCGCCAACAACCTCGTCTGAGCGCTTTTCGATGCGGCGCCCACACCCGCTACATTGTGTCTATGGATGACCAGACGTGGGCACGCACGCCGATCGAACCGCAGAGCGTCAACGCTCCCCTCTCGACTGCCGCGATCTTTCTCGTGGTCACGATCAACGAGGGCGACGAAGCCGCTGCGACGGCTCGCGATGTGATCTCCGACATCGGCGGACTGGTGCGCGCCGTCGGCTTTCGCGACCTGGGCGGGCACCTGTCGTGCAACGTGGGAATCGGGGCATCCGCCTGGTCACGCTTCGGCCAGACCTCGAAGCCGGGCCAGCTCGACCGGTTTCATGCGATTCCGGGGTTCAAGCACACGGCGCCGGCGACCCCGGGTGATCTGCTCTTTCACATCAGGGGCGAGCGGCCCGACCAGTGCTTCGAACTCGAACGGCTGCTGCTGGGCAAGCTCGGCTCCGCAGTGACAGTCGAAGACGAGGTGCAAGGCTTCCGTTACTTCGACTCGCGCGACCTGCTGGGTTTTGTCGACGGAACAGAGAACCCCACGGGCGCCTCGATGATGCAGGCCTCGCTCATCGGCGACGAAGACCCCGACTTCGCCGGCGGCAGCTACGTGGTGGTGCAGAAATACCTGCACGATCTCACAGCCTGGGGCGCGCTCAGCACCGAGCAGCAAGAGGCCATCATCGGCCGCACCAAGGCCGACAACGTCGAGCTCGATGACGACGCCGCGCCGCGCAAGTCGCACAAGTCGCTGAATACGATCGTCGACGAGCAGGGCGTCGAGCATGACATTCTGCGTGACAACATGCCGTTCGGCCGGCCGGGTCAAGGCGAATTCGGCACCTACTTCATCGGATACGCCAAGAATCTCTGGGTGATCGACCACATGCTGCGGCGCATGTTCATCGGCGACCCGGTGGGCGACTACGATCGCATTCTCGATTTCTCGACCGCGGTGACGGGGTCGACGTACTTCGTTCCGTCGAACGACGTGCTCGAGGGCCTGGCCCCGTGATCGGGCGGCACTCGGCGCTTGCCGAACGTCGAGCTTAGCGTCAGCTTCAGCGCACTAAACTCCTCAACATGGATGAGCCCGCAACCTCGCCGCAGCACGACCCGCTCATCGGTTCGCTGCGCCGCGCGGTCGAGGCCTCGCCCGGCGACATCCATCTGCGTCTGCTGCTCGGCCAGTTGCTGCTGAAGGCGGGGTCGGCGGGTGATGCCATCGCGCAGGCCGCGAGCATCCTGCAGCTGGCGCCCGGCAACGCGGATGCCCGGCAGCTCATGACCGAAGCGTTCGCCGCCCCGGCCGTCGCCGTCGCGGCAGAGCCCGTAACCGCTGAGCCCATCACGTCTTCTGAACTCGTAGGCCCGCTTGCCACCAGCGTGCCGACTGCGGCCGAACCGGTCTCGCCCGACCCCGCCGAGCAGGCTGCTCCCAGCCCCGAAGCCCTCGAAACCCCCACCTCGCCCGACCCCGCCGAGCACGCGGCACCAGGCCCAGAAGCCCCCGAAACCCCCACCGCCCCCGAGCCGCCGGCCAGTGCCGAGCCCGACTTCGACTGGAGCGCCGCCGAGAACGACGTGCACGAACTGGCCCAGCCGATGTTCGTCGACTCCGCCCCCACCGTGGCGCCCGGATCCTCGTTCGACATTGAGCGTTTTGTCATCACCCTGGCCGATGTCGGCGGCATGAAGGCCGTCAAAGACCGGCTCAACGCCGCCTTTCTCGCTCCGCTGAAAAATCCCGAACTGCGAAAGCTCTACTCGAAGAGCCTCAAGGGCGGCCTGCTCATGTACGGCCCTCCCGGCTGCGGCAAGACGTTCATCGCCCGCGCCATCGCCGGCGAACTCGGCGCCCACTTCTTGAACATCGGCCTGGCCGACATACTCGACCCCATGCTCGGCAACAGCGAGCAGAACGTGCACGAAGCGTTCGAGCTGGCCCGGCGCGAGGCCCCGTGCGTGATCTTCTTCGACGAGATCGACGCCCTCGGCCAGCGCCGCAGCCAGACCCGCAACAGCGCGCTGCGCGGCACCGTGAACCAGCTGCTCACCGAGCTCGACGGCGTGGCCGACCAGAACGAAGGCGTCTTCGTGCTCGCGGCCACGAACCAGCCGTGGGACGTCGACCCGGCCCTCCGCCGCCCCGGCCGGTTCGACCGCACCGTGCTGGTGCTGCCGCCCGACGAAGAGGCGCGCGAGTCGATCTTTCGCTACCACCTGCAGCACCGGCCCGTCGAAGGCATCGAGCTGCAGGCTCTCGCCCGGGCATCCGCGGGACTCTCAGGCGCCGATATCGCCTACGTGTGCGAGGTGGCGGCGGAGCACGCGCTCATCGACAGCGCGAGCACGGGCGTGCTGCGCATGATCGGCATGAAAGACGTGACCGATGCGCTCTCTGAAGTCACCGCGTCGACCTCGAGCTGGCTCGACAGTGCTCGCAATGTGGTGCTCTTCGGCGACGACGACGGCACCTACGCCGAGCTGAAGGCGTACCTCAAGAAGGCCAAGCGGCTGTGACACGCGCGCGGCCGGCAGCAGCACTCCCGAGCGGGGGTGCACGATGACGAGCGAGAACCCGGCACAAGCCTCCGATTCCGCCCTGCTGCACGCGCGCACCTACCTCTCGCTCGGCAAGCCGGCGGATGCCCTGCGAGCGCTCGCGGCCCATCTCGCCACGCATCCCGACGACGAACGGGGCCTGTGCCTCGCCAGCCAGGCCCATCTGGTGTCGGGCGAGCCCGCTCGCGCCCTGGAGGCCGCCCAGCGTGCCGCCGCCCTCACTCCCGAAAACGAGTGGGCCTGGCGACTCGTGGCGCTGTCGTACTCCAAACTCGGGCGGCACGCCGAAGCGCGAGCCGCCGCTGCGACGGCGCTGGCGATCGCTCCGCAGCTCTGGGTCACCCATGCGCAGGTGGCGCAAGTCGATATCGCCGCCAAGCGCATCACGGCCGAATCCCGCCTCGCTGCACGCGAAGCGACACGGCTGGCGCCGATGGAGCCGGATGCCCATCTCACGGCAGGCAACGTGGCCCTGGCCTCACACGACTGGAGCACGGCCGAAAGCGCGTTCCGCTCGGCGCTGAAGCTCGAGCCCGGCCATGCCGCGGCGCGCAACAACCTCTCGCTCGTGCTGCTTCGGCAGGGCAAGGCCGGCAGTGCTGCTGCCGGGTTTGTCGACATTCTCGCCACCGACCCCGACTCCGAGGTCGCGGTGCGCAACCTGAGGGCGGTCGCCGCCGTGGCACTGCGGCACCTGCACTTCGTGCTCTGGGTGGCTTTCGCCATCGTCACCGTGGCGTTCTCGAGCGCGAGCCAATCCGACGGCTCGCCGATGTACGGCATCGTCTGGTCGGACTTTCTGGCTCTCGTCGCGGCCGTGTCGGGCATCGTGGTGCTCGTGTATGTGCTGCGTCTGAGGCGATCGGCGGGCGCCAGGTTCGGGCAGTTCATCCGCAGCGTGCCCCGGCTCGACCGGCTGCTCACCGTGTGGGCGGGGCTGCTGGCGGTCGACTACCTGCTGATGGTTGCGGCCTGCTTCACCTCGGTGCATTTCGCTCAGCTGCTCTACCTGCTGGCCGGCGGCATACTCGTGGCCGGCTCTGTCGTCGTGATTGTGCGGCGCAACCGCGGTCGCGTTCGAATCTGAGTTTCTCAGTTTCTGAACAGCTGAAGAGCTGAAGAGCCGAGCATCCGCCCGGCGCGGCGCAGCTTATTCATAGACTTGCCCTCTACGGTCGGGGGTTGTACCGAAACGGCCGCGCAGCGGCGGCCGCGATAAACGAGGAGTTTTCGTGCCGCCAACCGACTACGAAGCCGAACTGCGTGGCCTGCCGAAAAAGGAGCGCAAGGCGCTACAGCGGGAGTTCTTGCGCATTCAGCGCGAAGACGAGCGCAAACGTCGCCGGCGCAACAAGATCATTCTGCGCACGAGTCTCATCACCGTCGGAGTTGCCGCCATCGCCATCGCCGCCCTCGTCATCGTGAACAACGTACGTGCGGGGCTCGCGGGCCCCGCCAACATGGCCAGCGACGGCGTAGCGTTCACCGGCAGCAGCAGCGACGGAACGGCTGCCAACGCGACCATCACGGCTGCGACCTCGTCGGCCTTGCAGGTCGGCCAGACTCCCACCCCGACAGTTCTCGATACGAGCACCGGCGTGCTCAGGATTGTTCTCTACGTCGACTACGCGAGCGCCGACGCGGCGAGCTTCGAGAAGACGAATGCCTCGAACGTACAAGGCTGGGTGGGTCAGGGCTACGCCTCGCTCGAGATCCATCCCGTCGCGCTGAACAGCACCGACGGCAATGATCCATCGACCCGGGCGGCGAATGCCGTCGCCTGCGTCGCGAACACCACACCCGACGCCGTCATCGCGGTGCACAACGCCCTCATCGCCGACCAGGCGACCATTGCGAGCGCCGGACTGACCGACGCCGATCTGGTCACCCTCGTCACAAAGGCCGGAGCGACAGATGCGGCCATCTCGAAGTGCATCACCGACAACGAGTTCGACAACTGGGTGAGCGACGCCACGGCTCGCGCCAAGGCGAGCGTGCCGAACTCCGACGTGCCCGCCCTCACGAAGGTTCCCCTGGTCTTGATCGACGGCACGAGCTACACCGGCTCCCTCACCGACGCCACCGCCTTCGAGACCTTCGTGAGCGACACCTACGCGAAGAACACTCCCGCCAGCACCGCCACACCCACTCCCACACCGACCCCCTAGCCCGGGCTCCTAGCTCCGAAGGGCGGCGCACAGCGCGCTTTCACCCAACGACAAGCGAGATGCGGCACAGTGGAGGCATGTTCCGACGCCACCCGCTGCTGAGCGCCTTCACCATCGCCTACCTCGGCGTGGTGGCGTGGGTGACGCTCGGCCCGCAGCCGCTCGACAACAAAGCCGAGGGGCTGCTCTTTCAGGTGCTGCGCTTCTTCGGCCGGCACGCCTCGACCGACTGGATCACCTACGACCGAGTGGAGTTCACGGCGAACATCGCCATGTTCTTTCCCATCGGGCTGTTTTTTCTGCTGCTGTTCGGCCGGCGGCAGTGGTGGCTCGCGATACTCGTCGGTTTTCTCATGACGGTGAGCATCGAAACGGCCCAGCTGTTCTTGCCGGGCCGTGTCTCTGATCTGCGCGACGTGGTGTCGAACACCGTCGGCGCGACGATCGGCGTGCTCACCGGCCTGGTGCTGACGGCCGCGAAAGCGCGGCGACTGCGCAAGCAGCGATCGCTCGCGGCGCCTGCCTAGGGGTCACCGAGGGTCGCTGGCGGCCCGCCTCAGCGAGGTCAGACCAGCCCGTATCGGGCGGCGGCAGCTTCCGCTTCTTCGCGATTCGCGACGCCCAGCTTGCGGTAGACACTGCGCAGCTGCGACTTGATGGTGTTGTGGCTCACCTGAAGTGTGGCGGCGATGTCGGCGACGGATGCGCCGCGGCGCAGTTCCGCCAGCACCGACCTCTCACGGGGTGAGAGCGGCGCGATCGTGATCGGCGCCGGCGCGAAAATACCGCGCTCCAGCGCCTGCTCGACGACCTCACGACCGCCCGGAATCGTATCGAAGTCGATCAACGACGCGAGCCGCGCGAGATCACCCCGAGAGATCACCGTCAACACCGTGAGCAGTCCGTCACGCACGACGGAGTGCACGACGCGTTCGAACACCTGAACGGCCCGCTCGTCGTCGCCGGCGTGCATCGCGCACACGGCATTCACCAG
Coding sequences:
- a CDS encoding ATP-binding protein: MDEPATSPQHDPLIGSLRRAVEASPGDIHLRLLLGQLLLKAGSAGDAIAQAASILQLAPGNADARQLMTEAFAAPAVAVAAEPVTAEPITSSELVGPLATSVPTAAEPVSPDPAEQAAPSPEALETPTSPDPAEHAAPGPEAPETPTAPEPPASAEPDFDWSAAENDVHELAQPMFVDSAPTVAPGSSFDIERFVITLADVGGMKAVKDRLNAAFLAPLKNPELRKLYSKSLKGGLLMYGPPGCGKTFIARAIAGELGAHFLNIGLADILDPMLGNSEQNVHEAFELARREAPCVIFFDEIDALGQRRSQTRNSALRGTVNQLLTELDGVADQNEGVFVLAATNQPWDVDPALRRPGRFDRTVLVLPPDEEARESIFRYHLQHRPVEGIELQALARASAGLSGADIAYVCEVAAEHALIDSASTGVLRMIGMKDVTDALSEVTASTSSWLDSARNVVLFGDDDGTYAELKAYLKKAKRL
- a CDS encoding glycosyl hydrolase family 28-related protein produces the protein MDDDRAARKQSRRGMLAGLVGLAVGVVAIPQAADAAAGSAAAGPSRSSALGWDVTDAAFGAVADGVADDTSSIRSALKAAGIAGGGTVTLPAGTYRVSSKLIVPPGVTVSGASKYGSTVATSSPSSGVFVLQNASGITNLQITSSVAQTSGVTIDIRGSSAFVDNCQITQYFVAISVGTPEAGRVVGSRISDVNLYGPSIRSGAGAIQFLHYSSFQVTGCVVAGPDAGTQPSFGIRIRNGDTGTISDTNITKHGRALQIDTPAGEKSFAIHASNSLFDSAGRTADGVTVSSAEISPAGEVYDTKFSNCWFGLSTDQSGCTVAPTSAGLVDGLTFTGCEFVGNADSGLRCVGTGVRNWLVTGGYSSGNRSAGIHSADACGSFTISGHRAGPSGNFGPNRWGMVIDSGADQYVVVGNNLIGNTAGSLFDGGSGPATVIANNLV
- a CDS encoding Dyp-type peroxidase translates to MDDQTWARTPIEPQSVNAPLSTAAIFLVVTINEGDEAAATARDVISDIGGLVRAVGFRDLGGHLSCNVGIGASAWSRFGQTSKPGQLDRFHAIPGFKHTAPATPGDLLFHIRGERPDQCFELERLLLGKLGSAVTVEDEVQGFRYFDSRDLLGFVDGTENPTGASMMQASLIGDEDPDFAGGSYVVVQKYLHDLTAWGALSTEQQEAIIGRTKADNVELDDDAAPRKSHKSLNTIVDEQGVEHDILRDNMPFGRPGQGEFGTYFIGYAKNLWVIDHMLRRMFIGDPVGDYDRILDFSTAVTGSTYFVPSNDVLEGLAP
- a CDS encoding VanZ family protein; the protein is MFRRHPLLSAFTIAYLGVVAWVTLGPQPLDNKAEGLLFQVLRFFGRHASTDWITYDRVEFTANIAMFFPIGLFFLLLFGRRQWWLAILVGFLMTVSIETAQLFLPGRVSDLRDVVSNTVGATIGVLTGLVLTAAKARRLRKQRSLAAPA
- a CDS encoding DsbA family protein — protein: MPPTDYEAELRGLPKKERKALQREFLRIQREDERKRRRRNKIILRTSLITVGVAAIAIAALVIVNNVRAGLAGPANMASDGVAFTGSSSDGTAANATITAATSSALQVGQTPTPTVLDTSTGVLRIVLYVDYASADAASFEKTNASNVQGWVGQGYASLEIHPVALNSTDGNDPSTRAANAVACVANTTPDAVIAVHNALIADQATIASAGLTDADLVTLVTKAGATDAAISKCITDNEFDNWVSDATARAKASVPNSDVPALTKVPLVLIDGTSYTGSLTDATAFETFVSDTYAKNTPASTATPTPTPTP
- a CDS encoding tetratricopeptide repeat protein gives rise to the protein MTSENPAQASDSALLHARTYLSLGKPADALRALAAHLATHPDDERGLCLASQAHLVSGEPARALEAAQRAAALTPENEWAWRLVALSYSKLGRHAEARAAAATALAIAPQLWVTHAQVAQVDIAAKRITAESRLAAREATRLAPMEPDAHLTAGNVALASHDWSTAESAFRSALKLEPGHAAARNNLSLVLLRQGKAGSAAAGFVDILATDPDSEVAVRNLRAVAAVALRHLHFVLWVAFAIVTVAFSSASQSDGSPMYGIVWSDFLALVAAVSGIVVLVYVLRLRRSAGARFGQFIRSVPRLDRLLTVWAGLLAVDYLLMVAACFTSVHFAQLLYLLAGGILVAGSVVVIVRRNRGRVRI